A DNA window from Caulobacter mirabilis contains the following coding sequences:
- the hemC gene encoding hydroxymethylbilane synthase: MPSQPSIRIGTRGSRLALAQSGMMRDRIVTALGASLDRAEEVAPLVTIVTTGDRIQDRRLLEVGGKALFTKEIEEALLDGRIDAAVHSMKDVPAIQPEGLDIAAIPAREDPRDAFVSIHHASIADLPKGARLGTASLRRQAQALFVRPDLDVVMIRGNVDTRLAKLERGEADAILLAASGLNRMGLGAVPRGFLDPIAAPPAPGQGALAIQTRIEDRDAPWVKALRCETTTVAVAAERGALTALEGSCRTAMGAHALLDGRRLRLFVEALVPDGSRRFRREAEIDLGDDPRAEAHALGLKLGLEVRDEGGEALVLKD; encoded by the coding sequence TTGCCCTCGCAACCTTCCATCCGGATCGGCACCCGCGGCTCGCGGCTCGCCCTGGCCCAGAGCGGCATGATGCGCGACCGTATCGTGACCGCCCTCGGCGCGTCGCTCGACCGCGCCGAAGAGGTCGCCCCCCTGGTCACGATCGTCACCACCGGCGACCGCATCCAGGACCGTCGCCTGCTCGAGGTCGGCGGCAAGGCGCTGTTCACCAAGGAGATCGAGGAGGCCCTGCTCGACGGCCGCATCGACGCCGCCGTGCATTCGATGAAGGACGTGCCGGCCATCCAGCCGGAGGGCCTGGACATCGCCGCCATCCCGGCGCGCGAGGATCCGCGCGACGCCTTCGTCTCGATCCATCACGCCTCGATCGCCGACCTGCCGAAGGGCGCGCGGCTCGGCACCGCGTCGCTGCGCCGCCAGGCGCAGGCGCTGTTCGTCCGCCCCGACCTGGACGTGGTGATGATCCGCGGCAACGTCGACACCCGGCTGGCCAAGCTGGAGCGCGGCGAGGCCGACGCCATCCTGCTGGCCGCCTCGGGCTTGAACCGCATGGGCCTGGGCGCCGTGCCGCGCGGCTTCCTTGACCCGATCGCCGCGCCCCCGGCTCCGGGGCAGGGCGCCCTGGCCATCCAGACCCGGATCGAGGATCGCGACGCGCCCTGGGTCAAGGCCCTGCGTTGCGAGACCACGACCGTCGCCGTGGCGGCCGAACGCGGCGCCCTGACCGCCCTGGAAGGCTCCTGCCGCACGGCCATGGGCGCCCATGCGCTGCTCGACGGCCGCCGCCTGCGACTGTTCGTCGAGGCCCTGGTCCCGGACGGCTCCCGCCGCTTCCGCCGCGAGGCCGAGATCGACCTGGGCGACGACCCGCGCGCCGAGGCGCACGCCCTGGGCCTGAAGCTGGGCCTGGAGGTCCGCGACGAGGGCGGCGAGGCGCTGGTTCTCAAAGATTGA
- the tsaD gene encoding tRNA (adenosine(37)-N6)-threonylcarbamoyltransferase complex transferase subunit TsaD: MTVLTVLGIETSCDETAASVVRRDDDGHVEVLSSVIASQIADHQPYGGVVPEIAARAHVESIDGIVARAMGEAGAGWDDLSGVAATAGPGLVGGVMVGLSFGKAVSLARDLPLVAVNHLEGHAVSARLGADIPYPFLLLLVSGGHCQLLEVAGVGACRRLGSTIDDAAGEAFDKIAKTMGLPYPGGPELEKLAVGGNPERFELPRALLGREGFDFSFSGLKTAAARAAVGLTSDEDRRDLAASVQFAIARQLAERTEKAMKAYAAEHAGTPLRFVVAGGVAANRAIRERLETLCRKHGFDFHAPPLKYCTDNAAMIALAGAERLALGLTDPLDAAARPRWPLDQAAANANPTHVPGRKGAKA, encoded by the coding sequence ATGACTGTTCTCACCGTTCTCGGCATCGAAACCAGCTGCGACGAAACCGCCGCCTCCGTGGTCCGGCGGGACGATGACGGCCATGTCGAAGTGCTGTCCTCGGTCATCGCCAGTCAGATCGCCGACCACCAGCCCTATGGCGGCGTGGTGCCGGAAATCGCCGCCCGGGCGCACGTCGAGTCGATCGACGGCATCGTCGCCCGCGCCATGGGCGAGGCCGGCGCCGGTTGGGACGACCTGTCCGGCGTCGCCGCCACGGCCGGACCCGGTCTGGTCGGCGGGGTGATGGTCGGCCTGAGCTTCGGCAAGGCGGTCTCGCTGGCCCGCGATCTGCCCCTTGTGGCGGTGAACCATCTGGAAGGCCACGCGGTCTCGGCCCGGCTCGGCGCAGACATCCCCTATCCCTTCCTGCTGCTGCTGGTCAGCGGCGGTCACTGCCAGCTGCTCGAAGTCGCGGGCGTCGGCGCCTGCCGCCGGCTGGGCTCGACGATCGACGACGCCGCGGGCGAGGCGTTCGACAAGATCGCCAAGACCATGGGCCTGCCCTATCCGGGCGGGCCGGAGCTGGAGAAGCTGGCTGTCGGCGGAAATCCGGAGCGGTTCGAACTGCCGCGCGCCCTGCTGGGGCGCGAGGGTTTCGACTTTTCCTTCTCGGGACTGAAGACCGCCGCCGCCCGCGCCGCCGTGGGGCTGACCAGCGACGAGGATCGCCGCGACCTGGCCGCCTCGGTCCAGTTCGCCATCGCCCGCCAGCTGGCCGAGCGCACCGAGAAGGCGATGAAGGCCTATGCCGCCGAGCATGCCGGAACGCCGCTGCGCTTCGTGGTCGCCGGCGGGGTCGCCGCCAACAGGGCCATCCGCGAGCGCCTGGAGACTCTGTGCCGCAAGCACGGCTTCGACTTCCACGCCCCGCCGCTGAAGTACTGTACGGACAACGCCGCGATGATCGCGCTGGCGGGAGCCGAGCGGCTGGCGCTGGGTCTGACCGATCCGCTGGACGCCGCGGCGCGTCCGCGCTGGCCGCTGGACCAGGCGGCCGCCAACGCCAACCCCACCCACGTCCCCGGCCGAAAGGGCGCCAAGGCATGA
- a CDS encoding NAD(P)H-dependent glycerol-3-phosphate dehydrogenase translates to MSDFKYAGVIGGGAWGTAMAQVCARAGLAVTLQAREPEVVEAINGRHENPIFLPGVALEEAIDATTELSDLAPCDFILAVPPAQHMRKTLEAIRPHLRDGMPVMLCSKGLEQGSLSLMAEVLRETIPDAAPAVLSGPSFAGEVARGLPAAVTVASPDEGLARALAEAIATPQFRPYLATDIVGAETGGVLKNVLAIACGISEGKGLGRSAHAALITRGFAEMTRVAEALGGEAETVSGLCGLGDLVLTCSSPQSRNMSVGLALGQGQTLEEALAGKVTVAEGVASAPAVRDLTRKLGVDTPICEAVAAILAGEVAVDDAIRGLLHRPIRSEH, encoded by the coding sequence ATGAGCGACTTCAAGTACGCCGGGGTCATCGGCGGCGGCGCCTGGGGTACGGCCATGGCCCAGGTCTGCGCCCGCGCCGGCCTGGCCGTGACGTTGCAGGCCCGCGAGCCGGAGGTGGTCGAGGCCATCAACGGCCGCCACGAGAACCCGATCTTCCTGCCCGGCGTCGCGCTGGAAGAGGCGATCGACGCCACGACGGAGCTGTCCGACCTGGCGCCCTGCGACTTCATCCTGGCCGTGCCGCCGGCGCAGCACATGCGCAAGACGCTGGAGGCGATCCGCCCGCACCTGCGCGACGGCATGCCGGTGATGCTGTGCAGCAAGGGACTGGAGCAGGGCAGCCTCAGCCTGATGGCCGAGGTGCTGCGGGAGACCATCCCCGACGCGGCGCCCGCCGTGCTGTCCGGCCCCAGCTTCGCCGGGGAGGTCGCGCGGGGCCTGCCCGCCGCCGTCACGGTCGCGAGCCCGGACGAAGGCCTGGCCCGCGCCCTGGCCGAGGCCATCGCCACTCCGCAGTTCCGGCCCTACCTGGCCACCGACATCGTAGGCGCTGAGACCGGCGGCGTTCTGAAGAACGTCCTGGCCATCGCCTGCGGCATCTCCGAGGGCAAGGGCCTGGGCCGCAGCGCCCACGCCGCCCTGATCACCCGCGGTTTCGCCGAGATGACCCGCGTGGCCGAGGCCCTGGGCGGGGAGGCCGAGACGGTGTCCGGCCTGTGCGGCCTGGGCGACCTGGTCCTGACCTGCTCCAGTCCGCAGTCGCGCAACATGAGCGTCGGCCTGGCCCTGGGCCAGGGGCAGACGCTGGAGGAGGCCCTGGCCGGCAAGGTCACCGTGGCCGAGGGGGTCGCTTCCGCGCCGGCCGTCCGCGACCTGACCCGCAAGCTGGGCGTCGATACGCCGATCTGCGAGGCCGTCGCCGCCATCCTGGCCGGGGAGGTCGCCGTCGACGACGCCATCCGCGGCCTGCTGCACCGTCCCATCCGTTCCGAGCACTAG
- a CDS encoding YciI family protein, which yields MPLFVIQWKDKPEEGAAIRAATRQAHLDWMAGKPGVVKLGGPFLSEEGAMAGSLLIVEVESLEAAKALHAEDPYTKAGLFEQSTVDPWRVTVGGLA from the coding sequence ATGCCTCTCTTCGTCATCCAGTGGAAGGACAAGCCCGAGGAAGGCGCCGCCATCCGCGCCGCCACCCGCCAGGCGCACCTGGACTGGATGGCCGGCAAGCCCGGCGTGGTGAAGCTGGGCGGTCCGTTCCTCTCCGAGGAAGGCGCGATGGCCGGCTCGCTGCTGATCGTCGAGGTCGAGTCGCTGGAGGCGGCCAAGGCGCTGCACGCCGAAGACCCCTACACGAAGGCCGGCCTGTTCGAGCAGTCGACGGTCGATCCCTGGCGGGTCACGGTCGGGGGCCTGGCCTGA
- a CDS encoding Rieske (2Fe-2S) protein, translating into MPAAGTILCRLEEISDPGSKDFRFRAEDRLFAGFVVRQAGEVRGYVDSCPHAGWPLAGPSGRHLTREGDLILCAGHGALFRIEDGVCLSGPCAGRRLTPWPVAVRAGQVVAA; encoded by the coding sequence ATGCCGGCGGCGGGAACCATCCTCTGCCGCCTGGAAGAGATTTCCGATCCCGGTTCGAAGGACTTCCGGTTCCGCGCTGAGGATCGACTGTTCGCGGGTTTCGTGGTGCGCCAGGCAGGCGAGGTGCGCGGCTATGTCGACAGCTGTCCGCACGCCGGCTGGCCGCTGGCCGGGCCGAGCGGCCGCCACCTGACCCGCGAGGGCGACCTGATCCTGTGCGCCGGGCACGGGGCCCTGTTCCGGATCGAGGACGGCGTCTGCCTGTCCGGTCCCTGCGCGGGGCGGAGGCTGACGCCCTGGCCGGTCGCGGTGCGCGCCGGCCAGGTGGTCGCGGCCTGA